The sequence TTCCTATCGATATTGATCTTTTTTGCTGTAAATCATGCGATCTTCGACGTGAATTGTATCAATAATCGCCACCACAGCAGCATCTACTGGACGCTGTTCATTACCAAGAATTTGGCGCGCAGCACTGCCACGACTGACAAGTACCCATTCATCCACTCCCGCACCAACATTATCAGCAGCCACCTCGTATTCTGGTAAAATGCGTCCTTCTTCATCTACTAATTGCAACAACAGTAGCTTAACACCTCTAAGACTTGGGTCTTTTTGAGTGCTCACTACTGTGCCGCGCACTTTAGCAATTTGCATTACTCTTTATGGTCTTCTGCCAAAGGGACGAATTGCGTTCACGTTCTCGCGGAACTGCTCTACATCTTCGGTGTAACGGATTGGCAGAACATATTCTAAGTTCTCGTGGGGACGAGCAATGATATGAGTAGACAGCACTTGTCCGCCATTGACTCGCTTGACAGACTCAACTCCTGCTGCTACAGAGGCTTGCACTTCCGAAACATCTCCACGAACGATAACGGTGACGCGACCGCTACCGATTTTTTCATAACCTACCAAGGTGACGCGAGCAGCTTTTACCATTGCATCCGCTGCTTCCACCACTGCCGGGAAACCAAGCGTTTCCACCATTCCTACTGCAATTGACATAATTTTTTTAATCCTTAAGAAGCTTCCAACAAACGATCAAACACAAGCAAAGCTAGCGACAAGAAGGCAACCCCGTTGTTTTGTTTTGTTTATGAACTGTGCCTAAGTGCGGAACTGCTCCACAGCTTCCGTATAACGAATCGGCAAGACGTATTCCAAGTTCTCGTGAGGACGAGCAATGATATGGGTAGATACCACTTCACCGCCGTTTACTCTTCTGGCTGCTTCAACTCCGGCAGCTACCGAAGCTTGCACTTCCGAAACGTCTCCCCGCACAATCACTGTCACCCTGGCACTGCCGATTTTTTCATAACCGACTAAAGTGACACGAGCAGCTTTTACCATAGCATCCGCAGCTTCCACCACTGCCGGAAAACCTTTAGTTTCAATCATTCCAACCGCAATAGGCATCGCAGGACTCCTAACACATTTAATGCAATTTGTACTATTTTGTTGAAAATTCTGACGGGGATGCTCATCTTGAGCTATTTAACTGTTCTCAAATTAAGCATAAGAAAGCTTGGCTCCCCTGACAATATAAATTAGTATAATAGTTTATAATAAAATAGTTTAAAAAAACTTAATAAAATTTTATGGGTAGATTTCGCTCAACCAATCTTCACAGATTCCTAGAGCAGCTACTTCTGTTTTATAATTTTTTTATAATATTCACTCAAACAAGTTCATACAGACCAAAATTCTGTATTTAGGGGAATGACAAACGAGCTACACAGTAGTACTGGTGTCTTTCCTCGCTTTTTACTGTTTGTGGAATTTATTTATAAAAGCAATATATAATTTCTTATTATCATCGATATAAAAGACTGTTTTCACATCATAATTCTCAAGCTAATCAAAGGAGGTCAAGATAGATAAGTAAGAAATTGTTTATAGGTAAGATAATAGTTTCTGTCCTATTTATGAAGACTCAAAAATGTAATAATACTATTTAATAAAATTTATATAGAGTTTAATTTATTCATTTCATTTAACAAGACCAATAATTACAAGCTGCGACATCAAGGGAAGATTAAATGAATCAGTTTCTGTTCTCAACAACTTGGTGGATACCATTTTATAGCTTATTAGGCGCAGTTTTGACATTGCCTTGGGCAATGGGAATAGTTCGCCGTACAGGACCAAGACCCGCAGCATATTTCAACTTATTGACGACATTTTTGGCTTTTATCCATAGTCTATTTGTCTTCAAGGATATTTGGAATGGAGAACCAGAAAATTTTGTAATTACCTGGTTTAGTGCTGCGGATTTAAATATTTCCTTTGCCTTAGAAATCTCACCAGTCAGTGTTGGGGCAACAGTTTTAATAGCAGGGTTAAGTTTACTAGCCCAAATTTATGCTTTGGGTTACATGGAAAAAGACTGGGCATTGGCTCGGTTCTTTGCCTTGATGGGCTTTTTTGAAGCAGCGCTAAGTGGCTTAGCTGTAAGTGACTCCTTGTTTCTCAGCTACGCATTACTGGAAATGCTGACTCTTTCTACTTACTTATTGGTGGGATTTTGGTATGCTCAACCGCTAGTAGTAACAGCAGCACGAGATGCTTTTTTAACTAAGCGTGTGGGAGATTTGCTGCTGCTGATGGGAGTAGTAACCCTGTCTACTAAAGCAGGCAGTTTGAATTTTTCCGATTTATATGAGTGGGCGCAAACAGCAGAGTTAAGCCCATTAACATCGAGTTTATTAGGATTGGCATTGATTGCAGGCCCTGCTGGTAAATGCGCTCAATTTCCCTTGCACCTGTGGTTAGATGAGGCGATGGAAGGGCCAAACCCAGCTTCGGTGATGCGAAACTCAATGGTAGTAGCTGGTGGAGCCTATATACTGTTCAAATTGCAGCCTATCCTAGCACTGTCACCCTTTGCTTTAAGAGCCTTGATGATTATAGGTACAGTAACAGCGGTCGGTGCATCTTTGGTGTCTATCGCTCAAACTGATATCAAGCGGGCGCTATCCCATTCCACTAGTGCATACATGGGATTAGTGTTTTTGGCTGTGGGTTTGCAACAAGGAGGTGTGGCTCTGATCTTGTTGTTTACCCATGCGATCGCCAAAGCATTGTTATTTATGAGTACTGGCTCTGTAATTTATACCACTAGTAGCCAAGATTTAACAGAAATGGGCGGCTTGTGGTCGCGGATGCCAGCAACTACCACAGCCTTTGTGGTCGGTTCAGCCGGAATGGTAACGCTGCTACCCTTGGGAAGCTTTTGGGCAATGTTATCTTGGGCTGACGGCTTGGCACTCATTACCCCTTGGGTGTTGTGGGTTTTGGTAATTGTGAATGGCCTAACGGCATTGAATTTAACGCGGGTATTCCGGTTAGTATTCTGGGGAGAACCCCAACAAAAGACCCGCCGTGCACCAGAAGTTCCCTGGCCAATGGCATTGCCAATGGTAGCTCTGACAGTGGTGACTCTGTTAGTACCCATGATGTTACAGCAATGGTATCTCTTACCTAGCTGGGAAAGCATTAATTGGTTCGTAGTAGCAATGTTGGTGTCGTCTACTATGTTAGGAGTAGGTATAGGATCTACAATTTATCTGCACAAAGCTTGGTCGCGTTCCAGAGTACTGACTTGGAGACTTGTGCAGGATTTGCTGGGATATGACTTTTACATTGACCGCATTTATAAATTTACGGTAGTGAGTGCTGTTGCTTTGCTTTCCAAGATTTCCGCGTGGAGCGATCGCTATTTAGTAGACGGTCTGGTTAACTTAGTAGGGTTCGCAACAATGTTTGGTGGGCAAAGCTTGAGATACAGCGTTTCCGGTCAATCGCAAGGGTATCTTTTGACTATCGTTGTTGGCATCAGCATCCTGGGTTTCTTCATCGGCTGGTCATTAGGATTGCTGGAGAAATTGCCTTTTTAGTCAATAGTCATTAGTCATTAGTCAACAGTTAGTAGTTAGTAGTTATTTCTCCCACTCCCCCACTCTCCCACTCCCCCCATCTCCCTAGTCCCTAGTTCCTACAAACTATGCTCAGTGCTTTAATTTTGCTGCCATTGTTAGGTGCGGCTATAGTCAGTTTCTTGCCTGTTGGCATGAATGCGAAACTCTCTCGTAGTGTCGCTTTGATTTTTGCCAGTTTAGCTTTCGTATGGACGCTGGTTTTAACAAGCCAGTTTGATCCAACAGTCATCACTCAACAGTTTGCTGAATTTCTGCCTTGGATAGATGCCTTGGGTTTGAACTATCACCTGGGGATAGATGGCTTATCTTTACCTTTATTGGTTTTGAATGGACTGTTGACTTGCATTGCGATCTACAGCAGCGATGAAAATCTACGGCGTCCGCGCTTTTATTACTGTTTGATACTGCTGTTAAGTGCTGGCGTCAGTGGAGCATTTTTAGCACAGGATTTACTGTTATTTTTCCTGTTTTACGAGTTGGAACTTATTCCCCTTTATTTGCTAATTGCCATTTGGGGTGGTGAACGCCGGGGTTACGCAGCGACAAAATTTTTGATTTATACCGCTGTTTCCGGAATTTTAATTTTGGCAAGTTTCCTAGGCATAGTGTGGCTAAGTGGTTCTCCTAGCTTTGCTGTAGAAACTTTGAATACCAAAGGTTTACCTTTAGCCACACAAGTTTTGCTGTTGCTGGGGATTTTAATTGGTTTTGGCATCAAGATTCCCTTGGTTCCCTTTCATACTTGGTTGCCGGATGCTCACGTAGAAGCTTCCACGCCAATTTCAGTACTGTTAGCTGGGGTATTGTTGAAGTTGGGAACTTACGGTTTACTGCGCTTTGGTATGTACTTGTTGCCAGATGCTTGGAGTTATTTGGCTCCTGTTTTGGCAACTTGGGCGGTAGTCAGCGTGCTTTACGGTGCATCCTGCGCGATCGCCCAAACAGACATGAAAAAAATGGTGGCATACAGTTCTATTGGTCACATGGGCTACGTCCTGATCGCTGCCGCTGCTGCCACCCCTTTAAGCATATTGGGAACAGTTATGCAAATGATAAGCCACGGCTTAATTTCTGCATTACTGTTTTTGCTAGTAGGGGTTGTGTATAAAAAAGCAGGTAGCCGTGATTTAGATGTCCTCAGGGGACTGTTGAATCCAGAACGAGGTATGCCTGTAATTGGTAGCTTGATGGTATTGGGAGTAATGGCAAGTGCTGGCATACCGGGAATGTTCGGTTTTATTGCTGAATTCGTTGTCTTTCGTGCTAGTTTTGCAGTTTTTCCTGTACAAACCCTGTTATGCATGGTTGGTACAGGTTTAACTGCGGTTTACTTCTTACTTCTGACTAATCGCGCCTTTTTTGGACGCTTATCTGCACAAGTTGTCAACTTACCACGAGTTTATTGGAGCGATCGCGCTCCAGCAATTGTTCTAGCTGTTTTGATTGTAATTTTTGGTATTCAGCCAGCTTGGTTAATACATTGGACTGAAGCAACAACAACAGCAATAGCAAATACTCAGAGTGTTGTTGCCCACGTGTCTTTTGAGAAGGCACAAGGTAAGAGTTGAAACTTGTTAGTAGTTAGTGGTTAGTAGTTAGTAGTTGGTTATAGACCACTAACCCTTCGGGTACTCTACGAGAAGCCGCCCACAAGGGGCGTCTACGCCAGTCGCTCATGGGGGGAACCCCCTTTGGAGCGCGCTGGCTCACCACTAACGCCTCCAGTTTTTGTTAGGAGAATTGCCAATGGTAACTGCTAAAAATAAACCTACTAATTATCCATTATCTGAATATATAGAACGGCTCCAATCTGGGGGAGCATTGCTTCCCGACAATCCAGAAAACGTGTTAGAAGTAGTCGGCATTCTTAAGAGTTATGGCGTAGTTTTGGATGCTTACTCGAAAAATCTCATTTATATTGCCGAAAATCAATTCTTAGTTTTTTTCCCTTTTTTTAAATATTTTAATGGAGAAATTTCTTTTCAAAAATTACTTCGTCACTGGTGGCATGACCGAATTAATTTTGAATATGCCGAATATTGCATGAAAGCAATGTTTTGGCATGGTGGTGGTGGATTAGATAAATATTTAGATACAAAAGAATTTCAACAGAGAGCGCAAGCTGTTATCGCAGCTAAATTTAAAAATAATCCCATTGTTATGGGAATTAATCAACTCTTTCCCGATTTCTTAATCGAACAGTTGCGAGTATCTGCTTACTACAGCGGATTAGGTCAATTCTGGCGGGTCATGGCTGATATTTTCCTCAGCTTATCAGACCTCTACGATCAAGGCAAAATCAAATCGATTCCCCAAGTTGTAGACCATATCAAAGCAGGTTTAGTAGAAGCCGCAAATAAACCAATTACCTACTCTGTCAAAATACGGGATAAAGTTTATGACATTATTCCTGCAAGTGTTGGTTTGACATTCCTTGCTGATACCGCAGTACCCTATGTAGAAGCTGTTTTCTTCCGGGGAACACCTTTTCCTGGCACAGTTTCATACAATGCCCAAGCGTATCAAATTCCACCAGATCAATCGAGATTTCAATATGGTGCTTTGTATGCTGACCCCTTGCCTATTGGCGGTGCGGGTATTCCTCCGACTTTATTAATGCAAGATATGCGTCACTTTCTCCCAGAGTATTTGCATGAAGTGTATCGTCGCAGTCGCCGGGGAGAAGATGATTTACGGGTGCAAATTTGCATGACTTTCCAAAAGTCGATGTTCTGCGTGACTACCGCAGCGATTTTAGGATTAATGCCTTATCCTCCGGATACGCAAGATCCAGAAGAACAAAGACTAAATCGAGTCTATTTAGAAAAGTGGATGGATAGATTAGAAACTTCGCGATTGCAGGAAGTTAATAGTTAGTTTTAGCAAAGATTAGCTAAATTTTGTAGGGTGTGTTAGCGTCAGCTAACGCACCTTATATATATAGTAATCTGCCACAAAGATTATGACAGGCTAAGGAAGTTTATAGTAAGCGCTAAGCATACTTACATGAGGGCTAAAGCCCTCACTACAAACCTATCAAAATTAGTGTGGTGGAGTAATAGAGCTAAACTTGAGAGCGGTCTGTCAAAATCTCGTAGCCAGTTTCTGTCACCAACACGGTATGCTCAAACTGAGCAGATAGAGAATTATCCACAGTTACAGCAGTCCAACGGTCTGATAGTATCCGCGTGTACTTGGAACCAGCATTCAGAATTGGCTCAATTGCCAGTGTCATTCCCGCACGCAGTTTTACATTTGGCATATCGCGGGTGCGGAAGTTGAAAACTGAAGGTTCTTCGTGCAAATTGCGACCAACACCATGTCCGGTAAAGTCCTCAACTACACTAAATTTATTAGCTTTGACATGGTCTTCAATTGCTCCAGCAATATCCATCAGGTAATTACCTGCTTTTACCTGTTCAATTCCTTTATAAAGCGCTTCTTCTGCTACGCGAATCAGTCTCGCAGCTTCTGGGGTGACTTCACCTACAGCAATAGTAATGCAAGAGTCACCATGAAAACCTTGATAATAAGCGCCTGTATCTACTTTTAAAACATCTCCGGCACGAATAACTTTTTTAGGATTGGGGATACCATGCACAACTTCATTATTTATGCTGGCGCAGATGGAAGCGGGAAAACCATGATATCCTTTAAAGCTAGGTGTTGCATCCATCTCTCGGATGCGTTTTTCCGCATGAGCATCCAAGTCAGCTGTAGTCATTCCTGGCTGTACCAACTCAGAAATTTCTTTTAGCACAGTTGCTACAATTTTTGTCGATTGCCGCATAATTTCAATTTCACGCGGCGACTTAATTTCTATGCCTCTGCGTTGCCTTTTAGGACGGTTATCTTGAGCTGGTTGAGAAAGCAGGTTACTTAGAATGTTCATGGGAAATCAATAATTATCTGCGCCTTAGCACTTTTTTGTTGTTTGTTGTTCGTTGTTTGGAACAAGCAACTGGTAGGAGAGGTTTAGTTATGATATTCATGGGTGTCAATGACGAGATATCTCTTAAAACCCATCCCTACCTATGTTTGTTTGCTCTTAGTACTTAGTTGAGAAACAATTTCTATATTTAAATTAACTTATTTTTTGCCTGATGCTGTGTTCGTGAAGTTGTATATAGCTAAGCTCTATTCAAGATGCTTGACACTAGGGACTCAATTTTTTTAATGTTCAATTTTTAATTTCATATCTTCTAACTTTTTCAGGGCTGACCAGAAGTGATGATAATATCTCCGGTCATGCCAGCTTCAGTATGTCCCGGTATGGGACAGTGTAAGCTATATTTGCCCGGCTTTAGCGGCACAAACACCCATTCTGCCTCAGCACCTGGCTTGAGTTCCATCTCGTGAATCGCTCCTTTGACTTCTACTTTGCCTGCTTCGACTTTTTGTGTCCAAATATTATCAGCAAAATCCTTGGCTGTGAAATAATGCTTTTGGGGGCTGGGATTGATCAGCCGAAGTTTGTAGCGTTTACCAGCCACAAATTCTAATTGATTTGGCTCATACTTAAGTTCGTTACTAGAATTGCCTAGGCTAACCGTAATTTCTGTAGGTGGTTGTTTTAGCAGATCTCCAGATAAATTAGCTGCTTGTGCCGGAGTAGCAATGATGATACTAAAACACAGAACAGACGCAATTGTTACAACAAAGATGCGTTGTAAAGTCTCTAGAAAAATCCTTGCGACGAACTGAATCATAGGTAATCACCAAAATGTAAATTTAGTCATTAGTCATTTGTCATTTGTCCTTTGTTGGTTTTTGGTTGTTGGTTGTTCACTACTAACTACTAACTACTAACTACTAACTACTAACCAATGACCAATGACTATTTCTACCTGACACTTTGATTTGCTACTATAGCTGGGCCAGCTGTTACTACCACAATTTTATCTGGATGAAGTAACTCACGAGCTGCTTGATTGGCCTGGTCAAGGGTCACTGTAGCAACTTTACCAACAAAAGAGCGCAGTTCTTCTGCATCTAGCCCATACACCTTATTCATCAAGATTCTGTATGATAATTCCTCTGGATTGGCTAGAGAAACATTATAGTTACTAATCAGAGTACGTTTAGCTGTCTCCAATTCTTCAGCGGTAATGCCTTGCTGATGAATTTCTTGTAGCAGTCGGCGGGTGCTGGCGATCGCCTGAGAAGTATCTTCTGGGGATGTTTGCATTTCAATCAAAAATATCCCAACGTTATTCCCAGTTTGGAAGGTGCTATAAATTCCGTAAGTCAAACCTTGGCGATCGCGTACTTCTGCTCCCAGTCGACTGGATAGAGTATCGCCACCCAAAATCTGATTTAACACCAAAGCTGCGTAAAATCGCGGGTCTTTACGGTTAATACCTGTGTTCCCCATATAAGTAATTGCTTGGCTTTTACCCGGAAGCACCGGATTAACACGCACGATTTTGTCTGGCATTGATACCACTGGGTATTCCAATTGTGGGGGTTGACCGCTAACTTGCCAGTCACCAAACTCCGCTTCAATCAGCGATCGCACCTGTTCGGGAGCAAAATCTCCTACCAGCGTTAGCACCAAAGTGTCTGGGCGGTAGTGTTTAGTTTTAAAATCAACCAAATCTGCTCGGCGAATCTGCTGCAAACTCTTTTGTGTGGGAAATTTGTGTAGGGGATGTTTCTTTGGATAAAGAGATTGTAAAAATGTTCTTTTTGCAACTTCTGTGGGATCGTCCAATTCTTGCTTCAGATCGGTTAAAGCCTGTTGACGACTCAGTGCCAATTCTTTATTTGGAAAAGTCGCATTTTTAACTACATCTCCTAAAGTTTCTAGAAGCACAGGCAAGTCGCCTGCCAAGCTATTACCCTGAATTTCCACACCTTCACGATAAGTTTCAAACTCTAGGCTAGCCCCACGTTCTTCCAAAGCTTTAGCTATTGTCAATACATCCTTGGTTTTAGTCCCGTTCATCAGATTGTCTGCTACCAAAGATGCGAGTCCAGCTTTACCCTCTTGATCAAATTCCGTACCAGCTTTGATATAACCACTCAACGTTACTGTTGGAGTACTTTTGTCTGGCAACAACAATACTTCTATGCCATTGGACAATGTGAATTGCTGTGGTAGCGTGCGAGTAGCGGAGACTGTCGTCATATCTACACGCGGGAGGTACTTCGCCACCTCAGCAGGTTCCTGAGGTTCGCCAGGAGTAAAATTTTCAGTTATAAGTGTAGAGCGTGGCTTGACAGCACTCTTTTCTTCTGACTGCGTCTGGGTTGGTTCAAAAATTCCTACAAAACGCGCTTTTGGTTTTAAGTATTGATTTACTACACGTTGCACATCTGTAGCCGTCACTTCGCGAATAACTGCTAAGTAGCGGTCTGTATAGCGATAATCACCAGTAGTGGTTTCATCGTTACCTAGTTGCATTGCTTGACTGGTGATATCACGGTTATTTAAAATCACATCTGCTTCTAGCTGTGCTTTAGCGCGGTTGACTTCTTCTTTTGTTACTCCTTTGAGAGCAAGATTGGCGATCGCCTTCTGCATCGTTGAGTCAATCTTTGTCAAATTTTGACCGGGAGTCCCAGTTACCGATAGTTCGTACCAACCTCCTTCCCGCAAGCTGACAACAGAACCTGTCAGATCGCTAGCTAAACCAGACTCCACTAACGCTTGATACAGCCGAGAATTTCGTCCCTCTGTCAACAAGTAATCCATTACATCCAACGCTGGCACATCCGGATGATTTGCATCCGGTAACGCATACACTGCTTGCAAAAGTGCGTTTGCTCCTGGTTCTCGTAGAACTATAGCA is a genomic window of Fischerella sp. PCC 9605 containing:
- the map gene encoding type I methionyl aminopeptidase, whose amino-acid sequence is MNILSNLLSQPAQDNRPKRQRRGIEIKSPREIEIMRQSTKIVATVLKEISELVQPGMTTADLDAHAEKRIREMDATPSFKGYHGFPASICASINNEVVHGIPNPKKVIRAGDVLKVDTGAYYQGFHGDSCITIAVGEVTPEAARLIRVAEEALYKGIEQVKAGNYLMDIAGAIEDHVKANKFSVVEDFTGHGVGRNLHEEPSVFNFRTRDMPNVKLRAGMTLAIEPILNAGSKYTRILSDRWTAVTVDNSLSAQFEHTVLVTETGYEILTDRSQV
- a CDS encoding CO2 hydration protein is translated as MVTAKNKPTNYPLSEYIERLQSGGALLPDNPENVLEVVGILKSYGVVLDAYSKNLIYIAENQFLVFFPFFKYFNGEISFQKLLRHWWHDRINFEYAEYCMKAMFWHGGGGLDKYLDTKEFQQRAQAVIAAKFKNNPIVMGINQLFPDFLIEQLRVSAYYSGLGQFWRVMADIFLSLSDLYDQGKIKSIPQVVDHIKAGLVEAANKPITYSVKIRDKVYDIIPASVGLTFLADTAVPYVEAVFFRGTPFPGTVSYNAQAYQIPPDQSRFQYGALYADPLPIGGAGIPPTLLMQDMRHFLPEYLHEVYRRSRRGEDDLRVQICMTFQKSMFCVTTAAILGLMPYPPDTQDPEEQRLNRVYLEKWMDRLETSRLQEVNS
- a CDS encoding carbon dioxide-concentrating mechanism protein CcmK, which produces MSIAVGMVETLGFPAVVEAADAMVKAARVTLVGYEKIGSGRVTVIVRGDVSEVQASVAAGVESVKRVNGGQVLSTHIIARPHENLEYVLPIRYTEDVEQFRENVNAIRPFGRRP
- a CDS encoding EutN/CcmL family microcompartment protein, translated to MQIAKVRGTVVSTQKDPSLRGVKLLLLQLVDEEGRILPEYEVAADNVGAGVDEWVLVSRGSAARQILGNEQRPVDAAVVAIIDTIHVEDRMIYSKKDQYR
- a CDS encoding M16 family metallopeptidase; its protein translation is MSVFTALHRYRFSIFVLTLWFIAVLLLSDGSAISHMTATSALVKTRNDNVAKKTQINSVTDNVSKTVLENGLTVLTKEVHSAPVVTVQVWYKVGSRNEEAGVNGIAHQLEHMMFKGTKNRPIQFGRLFSALGSDSNAFTSYDQTAYYSTAERDKLNALLTLEADRMQNALINVEQLASEKRVVISELQGYENSPEYRLSRAVLQKIFPKHPYGLPVGGTKADVEKFQVKQVQKYYSKFYSPDNAVLVIVGDFETAKTLKAVKDIFEKIQNSQQSTVNSQQSTVKTTKTLPLSSSAIVLREPGANALLQAVYALPDANHPDVPALDVMDYLLTEGRNSRLYQALVESGLASDLTGSVVSLREGGWYELSVTGTPGQNLTKIDSTMQKAIANLALKGVTKEEVNRAKAQLEADVILNNRDITSQAMQLGNDETTTGDYRYTDRYLAVIREVTATDVQRVVNQYLKPKARFVGIFEPTQTQSEEKSAVKPRSTLITENFTPGEPQEPAEVAKYLPRVDMTTVSATRTLPQQFTLSNGIEVLLLPDKSTPTVTLSGYIKAGTEFDQEGKAGLASLVADNLMNGTKTKDVLTIAKALEERGASLEFETYREGVEIQGNSLAGDLPVLLETLGDVVKNATFPNKELALSRQQALTDLKQELDDPTEVAKRTFLQSLYPKKHPLHKFPTQKSLQQIRRADLVDFKTKHYRPDTLVLTLVGDFAPEQVRSLIEAEFGDWQVSGQPPQLEYPVVSMPDKIVRVNPVLPGKSQAITYMGNTGINRKDPRFYAALVLNQILGGDTLSSRLGAEVRDRQGLTYGIYSTFQTGNNVGIFLIEMQTSPEDTSQAIASTRRLLQEIHQQGITAEELETAKRTLISNYNVSLANPEELSYRILMNKVYGLDAEELRSFVGKVATVTLDQANQAARELLHPDKIVVVTAGPAIVANQSVR
- a CDS encoding NADH-quinone oxidoreductase subunit M, producing MLSALILLPLLGAAIVSFLPVGMNAKLSRSVALIFASLAFVWTLVLTSQFDPTVITQQFAEFLPWIDALGLNYHLGIDGLSLPLLVLNGLLTCIAIYSSDENLRRPRFYYCLILLLSAGVSGAFLAQDLLLFFLFYELELIPLYLLIAIWGGERRGYAATKFLIYTAVSGILILASFLGIVWLSGSPSFAVETLNTKGLPLATQVLLLLGILIGFGIKIPLVPFHTWLPDAHVEASTPISVLLAGVLLKLGTYGLLRFGMYLLPDAWSYLAPVLATWAVVSVLYGASCAIAQTDMKKMVAYSSIGHMGYVLIAAAAATPLSILGTVMQMISHGLISALLFLLVGVVYKKAGSRDLDVLRGLLNPERGMPVIGSLMVLGVMASAGIPGMFGFIAEFVVFRASFAVFPVQTLLCMVGTGLTAVYFLLLTNRAFFGRLSAQVVNLPRVYWSDRAPAIVLAVLIVIFGIQPAWLIHWTEATTTAIANTQSVVAHVSFEKAQGKS
- a CDS encoding NAD(P)H-quinone oxidoreductase subunit F — protein: MNQFLFSTTWWIPFYSLLGAVLTLPWAMGIVRRTGPRPAAYFNLLTTFLAFIHSLFVFKDIWNGEPENFVITWFSAADLNISFALEISPVSVGATVLIAGLSLLAQIYALGYMEKDWALARFFALMGFFEAALSGLAVSDSLFLSYALLEMLTLSTYLLVGFWYAQPLVVTAARDAFLTKRVGDLLLLMGVVTLSTKAGSLNFSDLYEWAQTAELSPLTSSLLGLALIAGPAGKCAQFPLHLWLDEAMEGPNPASVMRNSMVVAGGAYILFKLQPILALSPFALRALMIIGTVTAVGASLVSIAQTDIKRALSHSTSAYMGLVFLAVGLQQGGVALILLFTHAIAKALLFMSTGSVIYTTSSQDLTEMGGLWSRMPATTTAFVVGSAGMVTLLPLGSFWAMLSWADGLALITPWVLWVLVIVNGLTALNLTRVFRLVFWGEPQQKTRRAPEVPWPMALPMVALTVVTLLVPMMLQQWYLLPSWESINWFVVAMLVSSTMLGVGIGSTIYLHKAWSRSRVLTWRLVQDLLGYDFYIDRIYKFTVVSAVALLSKISAWSDRYLVDGLVNLVGFATMFGGQSLRYSVSGQSQGYLLTIVVGISILGFFIGWSLGLLEKLPF
- a CDS encoding carbon dioxide-concentrating mechanism protein CcmK, producing the protein MPIAVGMIETKGFPAVVEAADAMVKAARVTLVGYEKIGSARVTVIVRGDVSEVQASVAAGVEAARRVNGGEVVSTHIIARPHENLEYVLPIRYTEAVEQFRT
- a CDS encoding cupredoxin domain-containing protein, whose translation is MIQFVARIFLETLQRIFVVTIASVLCFSIIIATPAQAANLSGDLLKQPPTEITVSLGNSSNELKYEPNQLEFVAGKRYKLRLINPSPQKHYFTAKDFADNIWTQKVEAGKVEVKGAIHEMELKPGAEAEWVFVPLKPGKYSLHCPIPGHTEAGMTGDIIITSGQP